The Shewanella zhangzhouensis genome has a window encoding:
- a CDS encoding sugar MFS transporter, whose translation MAFVSSTSSHSESALPTQSHQQLLFGAMTSLFFIWGFITALNDILIPHLKGIFELSYTQAMLVQFCFFGAYFLVSPLAGLIIARIGYLRGIIFGLCTMATGCLLFYPASSLEEYELFLLALFVLASGITILQVSANPFVARLGPERTAASRLNLAQALNSLGHTLGPLFGSLLIFGAAAGTHEAVQLPYLLLAAVIGIIAVGFIFLGGKVKQTDMGVDHRHSGSLLTHKRLLLGALAIFLYVGAEVSIGSFLVNYFAEPSIGGLNEKSAAELVSWYWGGAMIGRFAGAALTRRFNPAMVLAANAVFANLLLMVTIISSGELAMIAVLAVGFFNSIMFPTIFTLAIEGLGELTSRGSGLLCQAIVGGAILPVIQGLVADNVGVQLSFIVPTVCYFYICWYAFFARNRAHGETAS comes from the coding sequence ATGGCCTTCGTTTCATCCACCTCATCCCACAGCGAAAGCGCCCTGCCAACCCAGAGCCATCAGCAACTGCTGTTTGGCGCCATGACCAGTTTGTTTTTCATCTGGGGCTTTATCACGGCGCTGAACGATATTCTTATCCCGCATTTGAAAGGGATATTCGAGCTCAGCTACACCCAGGCGATGCTGGTGCAGTTCTGCTTCTTTGGCGCCTACTTTCTGGTATCACCACTGGCGGGGCTTATCATTGCCCGCATCGGCTACCTGCGGGGCATCATCTTTGGCCTGTGCACCATGGCCACAGGTTGCCTGCTGTTTTACCCCGCCTCCAGCCTGGAAGAATATGAACTGTTCCTGCTGGCGCTGTTTGTGCTGGCCTCGGGCATCACCATCTTGCAGGTTTCCGCCAATCCGTTTGTGGCTCGCCTCGGCCCCGAGCGCACTGCCGCCAGCCGCCTGAATCTGGCCCAGGCGCTGAACTCGCTGGGTCATACGCTGGGCCCCCTGTTTGGCAGCCTGCTGATTTTCGGCGCTGCCGCTGGCACCCACGAAGCTGTGCAGTTGCCCTATCTGCTGCTGGCCGCCGTGATTGGCATTATTGCGGTGGGCTTTATCTTCCTTGGCGGCAAGGTCAAACAAACCGATATGGGGGTAGATCATCGCCACTCGGGATCGCTGCTGACCCATAAACGCCTGCTGCTGGGCGCGCTGGCGATATTCCTCTATGTGGGCGCGGAGGTGTCGATTGGCAGCTTTTTGGTGAACTACTTTGCCGAGCCCAGCATCGGTGGTCTGAATGAGAAGAGCGCCGCAGAGCTGGTGTCCTGGTATTGGGGCGGCGCCATGATAGGCCGTTTTGCCGGTGCAGCTCTCACCCGCCGCTTTAACCCGGCCATGGTGCTGGCAGCCAATGCCGTGTTTGCCAACCTGCTGCTGATGGTCACCATCATTTCCAGCGGAGAGCTGGCCATGATTGCAGTGCTGGCGGTGGGCTTTTTCAACTCCATCATGTTCCCCACCATCTTCACTCTCGCCATTGAAGGCCTTGGGGAACTCACCAGCCGAGGTTCGGGCCTCCTGTGTCAGGCGATTGTAGGCGGCGCCATACTGCCGGTAATACAAGGCCTTGTTGCCGACAATGTGGGTGTCCAGCTGAGCTTTATCGTGCCAACCGTTTGTTATTTTTACATTTGTTGGTATGCCTTCTTTGCCCGTAACCGGGCACATGGAGAAACTGCATCATGA
- a CDS encoding carbohydrate kinase family protein: MSKRVLCFGEALIDFLCTGNDEDDGLMLPGFRQYPGGAPANAAVAVAKLGGHARFAGLVGKDKFGDFLAHSLARYGVDISLLGRHVSAPTSLAFVHLNDEGDRSFSFYRDGGADTLFEASIVDAGWFENTAILHLCSNTLTTPQSAEATLSMADKAIAAGLYVSVDVNLRHNLWQGNRACKETVMRLVHKAHVLKFAREELEYLADSNQLDFIQNLLDSGCKLLLVTDGGNPVRAFFGKQSFTLAAPKVDVVDTTAGGDGFIGGLLFCIARDGLDSLLETETTLKDTLGFAIGCGALAVSRPGAFPALPGLAEAEAFQASMGDTFQPMSFEHTENQT, translated from the coding sequence ATGAGTAAAAGGGTGCTGTGCTTCGGTGAAGCCCTGATTGATTTTCTGTGTACCGGGAACGATGAAGACGATGGCCTGATGCTGCCCGGCTTTCGTCAATATCCGGGCGGCGCCCCGGCCAACGCGGCGGTGGCGGTGGCCAAGCTCGGTGGCCATGCCCGCTTTGCCGGCTTGGTGGGCAAAGACAAGTTCGGTGACTTTCTGGCCCATTCGCTCGCCCGTTACGGCGTGGATATCAGCCTGCTTGGGCGCCATGTTTCTGCGCCCACCTCACTGGCCTTTGTGCATTTGAACGATGAGGGCGACCGCAGCTTCAGTTTTTACCGTGATGGCGGTGCCGACACCCTGTTTGAAGCCAGCATCGTGGACGCCGGCTGGTTTGAAAACACCGCCATCTTACACCTGTGCAGCAACACCCTGACCACGCCCCAAAGCGCAGAAGCCACCCTGTCGATGGCCGACAAAGCCATTGCCGCCGGGCTTTACGTGAGCGTGGATGTGAACCTTCGCCACAACTTATGGCAAGGCAACCGCGCCTGCAAAGAGACAGTGATGCGCCTGGTGCACAAGGCCCATGTGCTCAAGTTTGCCAGGGAGGAACTAGAGTATTTGGCAGATAGCAATCAGCTCGACTTTATCCAAAACCTGCTCGATTCCGGCTGCAAGTTGCTGCTGGTCACTGATGGCGGCAATCCGGTACGCGCCTTTTTCGGCAAGCAAAGCTTCACCTTGGCAGCGCCCAAGGTGGATGTGGTGGATACAACAGCAGGCGGTGATGGTTTTATCGGTGGCCTCTTGTTTTGCATCGCCCGCGATGGACTGGATAGCCTGCTCGAAACTGAAACCACCCTCAAAGATACTCTTGGCTTTGCCATTGGCTGCGGCGCACTGGCCGTGAGCCGGCCCGGCGCCTTCCCGGCACTGCCGGGACTCGCCGAGGCCGAGGCGTTTCAGGCCTCGATGGGCGACACCTTCCAGCCGATGTCCTTTGAGCACACAGAAAACCAGACCTGA